From a region of the Neobacillus niacini genome:
- the trmFO gene encoding FADH(2)-oxidizing methylenetetrahydrofolate--tRNA-(uracil(54)-C(5))-methyltransferase TrmFO, translating into MNDVTINVIGAGLAGSEAAWQIAKRGVKVRLYEMRPVKQTPAHHTDKFAELVCSNSLRANTLTNAVGVLKEEMRLLDSVIIAAADACSVPAGGALAVDRHEFAAKVTEMVRNHENVTVINEEVTEIPEGITVIATGPLTSPELSAQLKSLTGEDYLYFYDAAAPILEKESINMDKVYLKSRYDKGEAAYLNCPMTEEEFNTFYEALVQAETVPLKEFEKEIFFEGCMPIEVMAQRGKKTMLFGPLKPVGLEDPKTGKRPYAVVQLRQDDAAGTLYNIVGFQTHLKWGPQKEVIQLIPGLENAEIVRYGVMHRNTFINSPKVLKASYQFRERENLFFAGQMTGVEGYVESAASGLAAGINAARLALGNDPVEFPVETAIGSMARYITTANAKNFQPMNANFGLFPELPEKIKGKQERNMQHANRALETIQNFVKVL; encoded by the coding sequence ATGAACGATGTAACAATAAATGTAATTGGGGCTGGTTTAGCAGGAAGCGAGGCTGCGTGGCAGATTGCTAAACGCGGTGTTAAAGTCCGCCTTTATGAAATGAGACCAGTGAAACAAACACCTGCACATCATACAGATAAGTTTGCGGAGTTGGTATGTAGTAATTCCCTAAGGGCAAATACCCTAACAAACGCAGTCGGTGTGTTAAAAGAAGAAATGCGATTGCTTGATTCTGTTATCATTGCTGCTGCGGATGCATGCTCAGTCCCCGCAGGTGGTGCCTTGGCAGTAGATCGACATGAGTTTGCGGCAAAAGTGACCGAAATGGTAAGAAACCATGAAAATGTTACAGTGATAAATGAAGAAGTAACAGAAATACCTGAGGGTATAACGGTAATTGCAACAGGTCCATTAACAAGTCCGGAATTATCAGCACAACTAAAATCTTTAACTGGCGAGGATTACCTATATTTTTATGATGCTGCAGCACCAATTCTTGAAAAAGAAAGCATTAATATGGATAAGGTTTACCTAAAATCCCGTTATGATAAAGGTGAAGCGGCTTACTTAAACTGTCCAATGACGGAAGAAGAGTTTAACACCTTTTATGAAGCACTGGTGCAAGCAGAAACCGTCCCATTAAAGGAATTTGAAAAGGAAATCTTCTTTGAAGGCTGCATGCCGATCGAGGTTATGGCACAGAGAGGAAAGAAAACGATGTTATTTGGCCCGCTAAAGCCAGTTGGTTTAGAAGATCCAAAAACAGGGAAAAGACCATATGCGGTGGTACAACTTCGTCAAGATGATGCTGCGGGAACCCTTTATAATATTGTTGGTTTCCAAACTCACTTAAAATGGGGTCCACAAAAAGAGGTTATTCAGTTAATTCCAGGACTTGAAAATGCAGAAATTGTCCGCTACGGGGTTATGCATCGTAATACTTTTATTAATTCACCCAAGGTTCTAAAAGCTTCTTATCAATTTAGAGAACGTGAAAATCTGTTTTTTGCAGGGCAGATGACAGGTGTGGAAGGATATGTGGAATCTGCTGCAAGTGGACTTGCTGCAGGAATCAATGCTGCTAGATTAGCTTTAGGGAATGATCCTGTAGAGTTTCCTGTTGAAACGGCTATTGGAAGTATGGCACGATATATTACAACAGCTAACGCGAAGAATTTCCAGCCAATGAATGCGAATTTTGGACTATTTCCAGAACTTCCTGAAAAAATCAAGGGGAAACAGGAACGAAATATGCAGCATGCAAACAGAGCATTAGAAACAATTCAGAACTTTGTGAAAGTTTTGTAA
- the topA gene encoding type I DNA topoisomerase yields the protein MSEFLVIVESPAKAKTIERYLGNKYKVKASMGHVRDLPRSQMGVSKENNFEPKYITIRGKGPVLKELKTAAKKAKKVYLAADPDREGEAIAWHLAHSLNVDIHSDCRVVFNEITKEAIKESFKHPRPINMDLVDAQQARRVLDRLVGYNISPLLWKKVKKGLSAGRVQSTAVRLIIERENEIKAFIPEEYWTIEGELVKGKDHFSALYFSLANKEKTELKSEQDVEEILKQMEGDKFKVVSVTKKERKRNPSPPFITSSLQQEAARKLNFRAKKTMMLAQQLYEGIELGSAGTVGLITYMRTDSTRISEIAQKEAADYILSEYGKEYLKEEQRKEKKQSNAQDAHEAIRPTSTLRDPNSLKPFLSRDQLRLYKLIWERFLASQMAQAVMDTMSVDLQNGNVLFRATGSKIKFPGFMKLYVEGSDDQVEERDKMLPNLQEGDVVFKKDIEPKQHFTQPPPRYTEARLVKTLEELGIGRPSTYAPTLDTIQKRGYVALDNKRFVPTELGEIVDELILEFFPDIINVDFTAKMEQDLDNVEEGKVRWVEIIDGFYQQFEKHLEIAEKEMQSVEIKDEPAGEDCELCSSPMVFKMGRYGKFMACSNFPDCRNTKAIVKEIGVTCPNCKEGNIIERKSKKKRIFYGCDRFPECDFISWDKPLPRPCPKCEGPLVEKKLKKGVQVQCTKCDYKEEPQS from the coding sequence ATGTCAGAGTTTCTTGTAATTGTAGAATCACCTGCAAAAGCGAAAACAATTGAACGCTATTTAGGAAATAAATATAAAGTAAAAGCATCTATGGGGCACGTGCGTGATTTGCCTCGCAGCCAAATGGGAGTTTCCAAAGAAAACAACTTTGAACCCAAATACATTACCATTCGCGGTAAAGGACCAGTGTTAAAGGAATTAAAAACTGCAGCAAAAAAAGCAAAGAAAGTTTATCTCGCGGCTGACCCGGATCGCGAAGGGGAAGCAATTGCATGGCACTTAGCTCATAGCTTGAATGTTGATATCCATTCAGACTGCCGGGTTGTATTTAATGAAATAACCAAGGAAGCAATCAAAGAATCTTTCAAACACCCGCGGCCAATCAATATGGATTTAGTTGATGCACAGCAAGCAAGACGGGTATTAGATCGTCTGGTTGGTTATAACATTAGCCCGCTTTTATGGAAAAAGGTCAAAAAAGGATTAAGTGCAGGACGCGTTCAATCGACAGCGGTCCGATTAATTATCGAACGAGAAAATGAAATTAAAGCATTCATTCCTGAAGAATATTGGACGATTGAAGGAGAGTTGGTGAAGGGGAAAGATCATTTTAGTGCTCTTTATTTCTCCCTAGCTAACAAGGAAAAAACAGAACTGAAATCGGAACAGGATGTTGAAGAGATTTTAAAACAAATGGAAGGCGATAAATTCAAGGTGGTATCGGTAACAAAAAAGGAACGTAAACGAAATCCTTCTCCACCATTTATCACCTCTTCACTCCAGCAAGAAGCAGCTAGGAAACTTAATTTTCGGGCAAAGAAAACAATGATGCTGGCACAGCAGTTATACGAGGGAATTGAACTTGGCTCAGCTGGAACAGTTGGTCTTATCACCTACATGAGAACAGACTCAACTCGGATATCCGAGATAGCTCAAAAAGAGGCAGCAGACTATATTCTCTCTGAATACGGCAAGGAATACTTAAAAGAAGAACAAAGAAAAGAGAAAAAACAGTCCAATGCACAAGACGCTCACGAAGCTATCCGGCCGACAAGCACCCTGCGTGATCCAAATAGTTTGAAGCCTTTTTTATCTAGAGACCAATTGCGGTTATATAAATTAATTTGGGAGCGATTTTTGGCAAGTCAAATGGCACAGGCTGTAATGGATACAATGAGTGTCGACTTACAAAATGGGAATGTCCTATTCCGTGCTACTGGTTCAAAGATTAAGTTTCCAGGATTTATGAAGCTATATGTGGAAGGTTCAGATGATCAAGTTGAGGAACGGGATAAAATGCTGCCAAACTTACAAGAAGGCGATGTTGTTTTTAAGAAGGATATTGAACCAAAACAACATTTTACACAGCCGCCGCCAAGATACACGGAGGCTAGATTGGTTAAAACCCTTGAAGAACTAGGTATCGGACGTCCATCCACATATGCACCAACCTTAGATACTATCCAAAAGCGAGGATATGTTGCACTGGATAATAAGAGATTTGTCCCTACCGAGTTAGGTGAAATCGTTGATGAATTAATTCTAGAATTCTTCCCGGATATTATCAATGTTGATTTTACTGCAAAAATGGAGCAGGATTTAGATAATGTTGAAGAAGGGAAAGTACGCTGGGTTGAAATTATTGATGGTTTTTATCAGCAATTTGAAAAACACCTTGAAATAGCCGAGAAGGAAATGCAGTCTGTTGAGATTAAAGATGAGCCTGCGGGTGAGGATTGTGAATTATGCTCTAGCCCGATGGTGTTCAAAATGGGCAGATATGGTAAGTTTATGGCTTGCAGCAATTTCCCTGATTGCAGAAATACGAAAGCCATTGTTAAAGAGATCGGAGTCACCTGTCCAAACTGTAAAGAAGGAAATATCATTGAGCGTAAAAGTAAGAAAAAAAGGATCTTTTACGGCTGTGATCGTTTTCCTGAATGTGATTTTATTTCTTGGGATAAACCGTTACCAAGACCTTGTCCTAAATGTGAAGGTCCACTTGTAGAAAAGAAATTGAAAAAAGGTGTTCAAGTTCAATGTACAAAGTGTGATTACAAGGAAGAACCACAAAGTTAA
- the dprA gene encoding DNA-processing protein DprA, with the protein MDDFRERLIALLHYSGMSWSKVLQFMKKDPSLQSAIHDESQFCQYSLFPSSTNTISKSTPSLTSIQLENITQQIAKYEKNGIKVITIFDQNYPSLLKEIYQPPWVLFVKGDLSLLEIQPKLAVVGSRKATQYGKSAIRLMFPSLVEKGVVIVSGLASGVDTLAHEYAMKNGGKTIAVIAGGVYHIYPKENAELAKEMMKSQLVISEYPPDTKPLRWHFPARNRIISGLSNGTFIIEAKRKSGSLITANYAVNEGREVFSLPGSIFNQNSLGTNDLIQQGAKLVMSSEDILEELRL; encoded by the coding sequence ATGGATGATTTTAGAGAAAGACTTATAGCGTTGCTTCACTATTCGGGAATGTCATGGAGTAAAGTTTTGCAATTTATGAAAAAAGACCCGTCTCTTCAATCGGCTATACATGATGAATCACAATTCTGCCAATATAGTTTATTTCCTTCTTCCACAAACACCATCTCAAAAAGCACACCTTCCTTAACATCCATCCAACTTGAAAACATTACCCAACAAATCGCGAAATATGAAAAGAACGGTATTAAGGTTATTACGATTTTTGATCAAAATTATCCCAGTTTGCTAAAAGAAATATATCAGCCGCCATGGGTATTATTTGTAAAAGGCGATTTATCTTTGCTTGAGATTCAGCCGAAGCTGGCTGTCGTAGGTTCTAGGAAAGCAACTCAATATGGTAAGAGTGCTATCCGTTTAATGTTCCCTTCGTTGGTGGAAAAGGGAGTAGTTATTGTGAGTGGTTTAGCAAGTGGTGTTGATACACTTGCACATGAGTATGCAATGAAAAATGGAGGTAAAACAATTGCAGTTATAGCAGGAGGAGTGTATCATATCTATCCAAAGGAGAATGCTGAATTAGCAAAGGAAATGATGAAATCTCAGTTGGTCATTTCTGAGTATCCCCCAGATACGAAACCATTGCGATGGCATTTCCCAGCACGTAATCGAATCATCAGCGGATTATCAAATGGTACATTTATAATAGAAGCAAAACGAAAAAGTGGATCCCTCATTACAGCTAACTATGCAGTAAATGAAGGTCGTGAGGTTTTTTCACTGCCAGGAAGTATATTTAATCAAAACTCACTAGGTACAAATGACCTTATCCAGCAAGGCGCAAAACTAGTAATGAGCAGCGAGGATATTTTAGAAGAACTTCGGTTATAA
- the sucD gene encoding succinate--CoA ligase subunit alpha, with the protein MSVFINKDTKVIVQGITGSTALFHTKQMLEYGTQIVGGTTPGKGGMEVEGVPVFNTVKEAVEATGATASVIYVPAPFAADAIIEAVDAELELAICITEHIPVLDMVKVKRYMEGKKTRLVGPNCPGVITADECKIGIMPGYIHTKGHVGVVSRSGTLTYEAVHQLTQAGIGQTTAVGIGGDPVNGTNFIDVLKAFNEDPETYAVIMIGEIGGTAEEEAAEWVKANMTKPVVGFIGGRTAPPGKRMGHAGAIISGGKGTADEKIRVMNECGIKVADTPSVMGETLIEVLKEQGIYDKCKTH; encoded by the coding sequence GTGAGCGTTTTTATTAATAAAGATACGAAGGTTATTGTTCAAGGGATTACAGGTTCAACTGCTCTCTTTCATACAAAACAAATGTTAGAATACGGAACACAAATCGTTGGTGGAACCACTCCTGGTAAAGGCGGCATGGAAGTAGAAGGTGTACCTGTATTTAATACAGTGAAAGAAGCTGTTGAAGCTACAGGCGCAACTGCTTCTGTTATCTACGTTCCGGCACCATTTGCAGCGGATGCCATTATTGAAGCTGTTGATGCAGAATTAGAATTAGCTATCTGTATTACGGAGCATATCCCAGTATTGGATATGGTAAAGGTAAAACGTTATATGGAAGGCAAGAAGACTCGCTTAGTTGGTCCGAACTGCCCTGGTGTTATTACTGCTGATGAATGTAAAATTGGGATCATGCCAGGTTACATTCATACAAAAGGTCATGTTGGGGTTGTTTCTCGTTCTGGAACACTAACATATGAAGCAGTTCACCAGTTAACACAAGCCGGAATTGGTCAAACGACAGCTGTGGGTATTGGCGGAGACCCTGTAAACGGTACAAACTTCATCGATGTTTTAAAAGCATTTAATGAAGATCCAGAAACATATGCAGTTATCATGATTGGTGAAATTGGTGGTACTGCTGAGGAAGAAGCAGCGGAATGGGTTAAAGCAAATATGACTAAACCTGTTGTTGGCTTTATCGGCGGTCGTACAGCTCCTCCTGGAAAGCGCATGGGCCACGCTGGTGCGATTATTTCAGGTGGTAAGGGAACAGCTGACGAAAAAATTCGTGTTATGAATGAATGCGGAATTAAAGTGGCCGATACACCATCCGTAATGGGTGAAACTTTAATTGAAGTATTAAAAGAACAAGGCATATACGATAAGTGTAAAACACACTAA